AAATGGCGAGGCCGTTCATGTCGTTCGCGGGAAAGCCGATGGCGACGTCCACCGTTATCCCCTTCGCCTCTAGGTTCTCGACAAGGCTCTTCGCAGTGTTTTCTATGTTCAATGTGACGTCGTCGTTCGTCCCCGGCCTGTGCGGAGTGACGAAGACCGTGACGCGCCTGTTCCTCTGCGGGCATATTACGTTGCGCGGATGTGAAAAGGCAGAGCGCAGCTCGCGCACCATCACCTGATAGGCGTTCTCGCTGGACTCGTCCTTCCACGACTTCATCTCAGCTATGACGACGCTCTTGCAGCGCGACAGCGTGACGCCGAGCTCCTTGCCTTGCATGTTGATGAGCTCGCTCATGCCCTGCGAGCCGTCGTAGGACGCGACGTTCTCAACAAGGTCGCGCAGCGCGCGCTCGCGTATCAGGTTCGACTCGAGGAACGCCTGCTCGCGCAGCATTATCTCAGCCTGCTTCTGTACGAGCAGGCCGAAACGCTCGACCTCTTCGGGAATGCCTGAGATGGAAACGGAGCCGATGACCTTGCCGAAAAACTGTATTGGCAGAGTATAGCCGGGATAGACGCCAGGCATCTTCTTCGCCTCCTCGCGGTCGGTGACGCTTGGTTTGTTCTCCTGCATCACCTTTATGGAAGGCTCGTGAAAGGTCCCGACCCTCTTGCGCACGTTGCAGCCGATGACGATGCCGTTCTCGTCCGTGACGAGAACCCCTCGTCCTATGACTTCGCTCGTGCTTTCAGCTATCCTTTGCGCCATCTTTTTGAACATGGAAAACACTCCCGGGATTTTATTCAAGAGCATATTTCAACGACTATTATACATTATATTTATGTTCTTAGGAATAATGTATTTTGAGGCCTCCAAGGGGTAGAATGTGAATAAGAAAACAAGTGGGTTCGTCCCGCTCGATTTCCCGCATCAAAGTACCGTTCATTTATATCTAACAAGGAGGAATGCAGCATGCGCTTGGAATTGCATAAGGTCCATATCAAGGGACTAGCCTTTGCAGAAACAACACATGTGGAAAACGGCGTTCTCTATGTGAACAAGGCCGAAGCGGAAGCCCTCATCGCCGAGGACAGAAACTTCAAAGAGGTCAGCATAGACTTCGCCTGCCCCGGAGACAAGACGAGGATCATCCCGGTAAAGGATGCCGTCGAGCCCCGCGTCAAGAGAGGAAAGGGCAACTACTTCCCCGGCTTCATGGCCCCGATGGGCAAGGCCGGCGAGGGACAGACGCTCGTCCTTGACGGCGCCGCCGTCATCACCTGCGGCCCGATCGTCGCCTTCCAGGAAGGCTTCATCGACATGAGCGGCCCGGGAGCTCCGTACACGCCGTTCTCCGAGACCTACAACATAGTCCTCTCGGTAGTCCCCGTCGACGACCTTGAGAAGCACCTCTACGAGACCTCGCTCCGCGAAGCGGGACTCAAGCTCGCCGTCTACCTCGCGAAGTGCGCTGACGAGCAGGGCGCGACCGCCGATGAAGTCACCGTCTTCGAGAAGGGCGACACCTTCGAAGAGAGCCAGAAGTACCCCGACCTTCCGAAGATCATCTACGTCTGCATGAACATCACACAGGGACTTCTCCACGACACCTACCTCTACGCGGCGGACCTCCGTCCCTCGCTTCCGACGCTCATTCACCCGAACGAAGTGCTCGACGGCGCAATGGTCTCCGGAAACTGCGTTTCCGGATGCGACAAGAACACGACCTGGCACCACTGCCACAACCCGATAGTCCAGGCGCTCTATGCGCGCCACGGCAAAGAGATCAACTTCCTCGGCATGGTTCCGACCCAGGAAAGCACGATCCTCGCCGGTAAGCTCCGCGCCTCCCAGCTCAACCTCTCGATAGCGCAGCAGCTCGGCGCCGACGGCGTCATCGTCTCCGAGGAAGGCTACGGCAACCCCGACACCGACCTCTGCCTCAACGCGAAGAACTTCGAGAGAGCCGGCATCAAGGCCGTCCTCGTCTCCGACGAATCGGCCGGGACCGACGGCGCGAGCCAGAGCCTTGCCGACGCCACGCCGGAACTCGACGCCTTCATCTCGACCGGAAACGTCAACGAGATGATCGAAGTTCCCGCGATGGACAAGGTCATCGGATACCCCGAGCAGATAGCCCTTCTCTCCGGCGGTGCGGAGGAAAGCCTGCGCCCGGACGGATCGATGTACGTCGAGCTCCAGTCCATCATCGCCTCCACCGCGGAAATCGGCTTCAACAAGCTCGGCTGCGAGTGGGTATAGGGAGGTAACTGAAATGACCATCAGAGTAGTACATTACATCAACCAGTTCTTCGCCAACATAGGCGGAGAAGAGAAGGCCGACCACCAGCCCGAAGTACGCGAAGGCGTAGTCGGACCCGGCCTCGGACTCCAGCAGGCCCTCGGCGAGGAAGCCCAGATAGTCGCGACGGTGATCTGCGGCGACGGTTACTACGGCGAGCATACCGAAGAAGCGCGCGCGAAGTGCCTTGAGTTCGTCAAGGCGCAGAAGCCCGATCTCTTCATCGCCGGCCCCGCCTTCAACGCCGGACGCTACGGCTTCGCCTGCGGCGACATAGCGGCCACCGTCGGCAACGAGCTAGGCATCCCGACCGTCACCTCGATGTACCACGAGAACCCCGGCGTCGAGCTCTACGCCAAGAAGGACTATCCCAACACCTACATCGTCCCCTGCGCCGACTCCGCGCGCGGCATGGGCAAAGCCCTCCCCGCGATGGCGAAGCTCGGACTCAAGCTCGCGAAGCACGAGCCGATGGGCCCCGCCCGCATCGAAGGCTACATCCACCGCGGCATGCGCAAATCCTTCTTCCATGAGAAGAGCGGAGCCGAGCGCGCGGTAGAGATGCTCCTCCACAAACTCCGCGGCGAAGAGTTCCGCACGGAGTACGAGATGCCGGTATTCAAGAAAATACCGCCGGCAGCCCCTATCAAAGACCTCAAGCACGCGACCATCGCCCTCGTCACCTCCGGCGGCATCGTCCCGAAGGGCAACCCGGACCACATCCGCGTCTCCTCGGCTGAGAGCTTCGGCGAGTACGACATATCGCAGCTCAACGACATGAACCCGGACAACTACGAGTCCATCCACGGCGGATACGACCGTCAGTGGGCCAACCTCGACCCGGACGTCGTAGTCCCGCTCGACGTGATGCGCGAACTCGAAAAAGAGGGCGTATTCGGTAAGCTCTACGACAAATTCTACACGACGACCGGAACGGGAACCGCAGTCGCTTTCGCTGAGAAGTTCGGCCAGGAGATAGGCAAGAAGCTCAAGGAAGCGGGAGTTGACGGCGTGATCCTCACCTCCACCTGAGGAACTTGCACTCGGTGCGGTGCATCGATGACAAGAGAAATTGAAAACGCTGCCGGAATCCCCGTCGTTCAGATAGCGACCATCGTCCCGATCATGCTCACGGTCGGAAGCAACAGAATCGTCCCGGGCGTAGCCATTCCGCATCCCGTCGGAGAGCCCGAGCTCGGTCCCGAAGTCGACAAGGCCGCGCGCAGAGAGCTCTGCCTGCGCGCGCTCAAGGCCATGACCACGCCTATCGAAGAACAGACCATCTTCGAGAAGAACTAACTCGCAGTACAAAGGCGGGCGGCGTTTTCGCCGCCCGTTTTTTATATCTTTGTGATTTTGCACGAATACTTCCGCAGCCTTTTGAAGTAAAATACTTTAGTCACAAACGAGGCCGTTCAGTACGGCCTTGGAGGTAATGCAATGACGGAACGAGTTTTACGCATAGTGACGAACAACCCGTGGATTGAGCGCAACGCGGCTGTGCCGTTTGAGATAACGCTCGTGGAAGGCGACCCTTTCGCGACGCTGGACAAAGCTGAAGAGCTTCTTCAGCAGGGATGGAAGCTGGTGTCCGCCCCGCTTCCTCCGAACGTTCCAATCATGCGCGGCCCGTACCGGTCGCTCGTCATAGAAAAGAACGACCGTCAGTACGACGGCGAGGGTCTCATCGCGCTCCACAAAGCGCGCGAACGTTACATAATCGAGCGCGACCATCCGAACCTTCCGGCTCCCGGAGAGGATTTCGGAATAATCGACAGGCAGATGCTCCAGCGCTCGCTTCGCGACGCGATGCTTCTTGATATGGAGTAGCGGAAAAATAAAAATCTCTATCGACTTTCCGCGGCTCAAATGATAAGATAGCGGTAAATGGAACAGGGAATATAAAGAAATAAAATCAATAGGAGGAGCAATACAATGATCGATCTTACCAAAGAAAATTACGAAGCTGAAGTAAAGCAGGAAACCGCGAAGCCGGTCGTCGTAGACTTCTGGGGCCCGCAGTGCGTCCCCTGCATGGCTCTTAAGCCGAAGTATCACGATATGGAGCACGAGTTCGGCGACAAGGTGAAGTTCACCGCGGTTGACTGCTCCACCAACAAGAGAGTCGCGATGGCCTTCCGCGTCATGGGCCTTCCGACCTTCCTCTTCTTTAAGAACGGCGAGGAAGTGAAGCGCCTCTCCAAGGAAGAGTGCACCGAAGAGTCCATCAGGGCGGCAATCGAAGAGCTCGCGAAGTAAGCGGCTTTACAAAAATCCAACAAGGCGAGAGCCGGGCGCGAAAGCGTTCGGTTTAGCAATAAATCACAACTAGGAGGCATCTGACCATGGGAAAACTCAATGGTAAGAAATTACTCCTGCTTGGTGAAAGAGACGGCGTTCCTGGGCCCGCTATGGAAGCGTGCCTTAAGGATTCCGGTGCAGAGATAGTATTCTCCGCGACGGAATGCTTTGTCTGAACCGCGGCAGGAGCAATGGACTTGCAGAACCAGCAGCGCATCAAAGACGCTGCTGAGAAGTACGGCGCCGAGAACTGCGTAGTAGTACTCGGTTCTTCGGATGCGGAAGGCGCAGAAATCTACGCCGAAACCGTAACGAACGGCGACCCGACCTTTGCAGGTCCCCTTGCTGGAGTCTCGTTGGGGCTCCCCGTGTATCACATCTTTGATCCGGTAATTCGTGCTGAGTGCGATCCCAAGGAATGGGAAGAGCAGATTTCTATGATGGAGATGGTCCTCGACCCTGAAGCACTTGCGGCGGCCGTCAAAGGAATGCGTGATCAGTACAGCAAAGTAACTCTGTAATCAATCACCAAAGGCACCAAGAAGCCCCTGACTCGCCAGGGGCTTTTTTGTTTTACATTTTCCGCAAAATAAATATTTTTATAAATTCCGCACATTGAAGTGATACAATACAGTACGTAAAAAGTGACGTGCACAGTACGCATCGTCAGGCTCACGCTGGATACAAGGCGGCTGCGCTCTTCCGCGCCCGGCGCGCGTCATTGCCGCGCCGTTATATGACAGCCGCCAGCAACGGCGGCGGATTAGGCAGGAGGTACAATGTATGTACAGGAAGATCGCGTTTTTCATATTTATGCTCACAGCTGTGTTTATGCTGCAGACCGGCAGCTGTTCCGCGGATATCATCGAGTACGGAACTCATACGGTAAAGGCATGGAGCGAGCTACAGGCGGCCGTCGATCAGGGCGGCACGATAATACTGACGGCAGACATCTCAGGCTCTTCGCAGATAACAGTATCCCAAAGGGACACCACGCTCGACCTCAACGGACATACGGTGTCGTACAGCGGCGCCGGGCCTCTTTTTAAGGTCGATACAGGCTCGCTTGTGATAAGAGACGACAACGACGGAGAGTGCGGAAAGATTCTGACAAACAGAGTAGCTATTGCGGACGCCAGCATGAAAGACCTGTTCACAATAGACAGAGGCGCATTCGACTCGGATCCCAGAAAATATGTCGTGCCTACAGAGGCAGAAAAAGAAGCGCATATAGAGACTATAACAAGCTCGGACGGACTGTGGTACGTCCGAGGCGACAAGGTGCCTTACGAGCTTTCTACAGAACCGCAGTCGCCGCTTATACTGACGGAGGGCGGCGATCCTGCCGCTATGAGGATCATGCTCGGCACCGAGAGCGGTCGGATGCTTGAGGCGAGTCAGTACAGCTTAAATGCGGTCATTAATAAGACAGACGATGCCGGCGAGGCCGGCACGGATGAAGCCGCCGAGGTCTGCTCAGCCGCTGTAGCCAGCGGAGACAACGCCGTGACGGTGACTCCGCTCGCATCTGGCCTCGCACTCTGCACAATCAGCGCGCAAATCACAGACAGCAGCAATCCGTCGTACAGAACGGAGTACGCGACAGACGTCGAGATAGCGGTCGAAAGCGGCGCGGGCTATACTCTCACCTTCTCCGCCGACACCGTATGGACCGTTCCCAACGCCCCCGCCGCAGTGACGGCGACGCTCAGAAACGCCGACGGGGAAATCGTGCCGGAAAGCGAGTATATGCTCTCCGTCGAAAACAGCATGGCGGACGACGACGACACCAAGATAGAGATAAACGGCAGCGTGATAACCGTCACGCAGACCGACGACTGGGACGCAGAAGCCGTTATATACGCGACGGCGCCGGATGGCGCCGGCGAACCGCGCACTCTCTATAAGGCGGAGACTCTCGTCATCCGCCCTGAGAGCGAGCGTCCAGCCGCGCCGTCGGGCGGCAGCGGCGGCGGGTGCAGCGCGTTCGGCGGGACGGCTGCGCTTTTCGCAGCGGCGGCACTCTTCGCCGCACTCAGACTTAAGGGCAGGAACCGTCAGTAAGAGCGCAAACACGCAAAGCGCGGCGGCACGGGGGCTGTATCGCCCCCCGTGCCGCCGCGCTTTGCATCGGTTTGTATGCTTATGCTTTGGAGGCCGCCTTCGGCCAGGCGGCTATGTACTGCTGTATTCTCTGATCCGGCGGAAGCGCGCCGTGGTCGTGCCACATGTCGAAGAATTCTTCGGCGTTCTCGACTGCGTAGCCGTCGTGGCAGTGGTCGCGCGTGTCGGAGCTGTCCATGAATATCAGCACGTCGTCCGCCGTCGTCTCCGTTCCCATCGTGTCGTAGCCTATGAGCACGCGCCAGTGCGCGCAGAGGCAGATGTTCTCGAGCATTATCGGGATGCCGGAGCGCAGCTTGCCGATCGCGTAGTCGCGGAAGTGCGCTGGCGTGTCGAATATGACGTTGTTGCGCACGGGCGCGTAAAGGCTTGACTCGACGTTCCAGCCTATGCTTTCAAAGAAACGGCATATCCCCGACGTCGGCGTGCCGCCTTCGCGCCGCTCGTTGGGCGTCGTGAGAGTCCCGCAGAGCTTAATCAGCGTATCTTCGTCGTAATGCGTCACGCCGAAATGCCAGAGTATCGTCAGCACGGCGCTCGGGCCGCAGCTGTAGCCTTTCGTCTGCTGGTAGGTCGGGTATTCGCTGATTATGGTGAGCCCTCTGTCGTTGCTGCGCATAGAGTAAAAATCAGGCGCTGCGAAGTACGGAGAGCCATCAAAAGACGAAAGCGGGCCCATTGCGGCCGCGCTCTCAGGGTCTATCTTTATCCATTCCGGTATCGGAATGCGTCTCGGTCTGTTTTTCATTTTCAGTCAGCTATAGCGCTTAGCCTCCTTTTGTCGGGGCGTTCCTGCAGAAGCGCGAGCGCGACGCTCAGTATGTGGGCGTTGTCCACCCACAGGAACGAGGCGCTAGCGATCGGCCGCTCCGGCGCGTCTGAGGGAGTAAATACAAGATTGCCGTTCACTATCCCCCATTTGAGCTTCGCCCATTCGAAAAATTCGGAGCGCTGGCTCTTAAAGAGCCCCTTGGGCCTCACCGTCAGCCCCCCGTCCGATATGGAGAAGTCTCCAAAAACGCAGCTTCCGCCTTTTTTCAGTTTTTCGAGCATTTCCGCCATGAGCCTGCACCCAGCGGCGCGCCAGAAGCGCTGCGTAAGGTGCTCGTAGAAATCCTTCTGCTTCGTCTTTATAGTAAATTCGCGCGTAGCGGTGCCGAACGTGGCTAGGTACGCCACTTTCGGGAAGATGCCGCCGCGTTTCTGGTCTATCCCCCATCGCAGACGCGTTATCGTCTTGAGAGGGAAGAGCTCTCCGCAGTAGAGGAAGCCGGCGGGGGTGATGTCGAGGCTCTTCTGAAAGGGCCACATCCCGAATTTGCAGTGAAAGTCTATTTCTTCATGCCAGCTGTTCTTTTCCACGCCTAATCCTCCAACGTTTCCTTCACGTCCGCGTAGCCCGTTCCCGACGCCGTCACTATGAGGCGTATGGACGGGTCCCTTCTTGACCTTATTATAAACGATGCCGCGGGGGTAAGAGTAAACCATTCGCCGTCGAACGTATACTCTTTAGCGAGGCTGACGCGCTCAAGGTCCGCGCGCTCCGCTGAATAAAATTCGCTTTCCAGGTCGCGTGCGCCGCCCCGCCATTCAAGCTTGAGCTCGCTAGCCTGCATACCGATAAATATCGGGATGAGCTTAAAGCCGCAATTTTCGCGCGCGGCCTCCTCCATGCGCGACATCAGCCATGATCGCAGATTCTCCGCCTCATCGCGCACGACGCGCCGCTCGTCTGGGCCCTCGGAGAAGGCGACCAGAGCCGCGCCGGAAATGACGCAGATGACGGCCGCCGCGGCGAGCAGCTCTACGAGCATGAAGCCGGCGCGTCTACTCACCTTCGCCTGCTATGGACTTCACCCAAAGGTAGAACGGATGCTCGCTCTTGTAAAGCTTCCCGGCGGCGTCGGTGCAGCCGTGTTTCGTCCAGCCCTCCGCCAGCAGTTTCCCGTTTTCCGCCAGGATCACGCGGTATTCGAATTTCACGCTGTGGCGTCTGACGTCTGTTATGCGCGCCCACAGCTCTATCTCGTCGTCGTAGCGCGCGGGGCTTTTGTAGCGGCAGTAGGCTTCTACGACGGGCAGCATCAGCCCGGCGGCTTCCCATTCGGTGTACGGGTGTCCGTATTTGCGGCAGAGCTCCGTGCGCGCTATCTCGAACCAGTCGAGGTAGTTGGCGTTGTAGACTATTTTCATCTGGTCTGTCTCGCTGTAGCGGACCCTTATCGTCGTTGCATGAGTGTATTCGGCCGACATTAAGTGAATGCTCCTTTCGCTTACGCGCCGAGCGCGCCTCTTTTGTAAAGTATGTATTTCGCCCTGTCGAGCGGCGAGACGCCGCGGTACGGCACGTCGCGCCCCTCTCCGGGCGG
The sequence above is drawn from the Cloacibacillus sp. An23 genome and encodes:
- a CDS encoding sugar diacid recognition domain-containing protein, yielding MFKKMAQRIAESTSEVIGRGVLVTDENGIVIGCNVRKRVGTFHEPSIKVMQENKPSVTDREEAKKMPGVYPGYTLPIQFFGKVIGSVSISGIPEEVERFGLLVQKQAEIMLREQAFLESNLIRERALRDLVENVASYDGSQGMSELINMQGKELGVTLSRCKSVVIAEMKSWKDESSENAYQVMVRELRSAFSHPRNVICPQRNRRVTVFVTPHRPGTNDDVTLNIENTAKSLVENLEAKGITVDVAIGFPANDMNGLAISLRSARDAMRLGGLLKMNGVISARNLTSEALLDMLPVGKREEFAHRTLAGLEGRSDYEEMRDTFLGWCESPFASGEVAERLSMHRNSLQYRLKKIRALTGKDPWNFKDAFELWAAFVLKNISEENQG
- a CDS encoding type II secretion system protein, with amino-acid sequence MSRRAGFMLVELLAAAAVICVISGAALVAFSEGPDERRVVRDEAENLRSWLMSRMEEAARENCGFKLIPIFIGMQASELKLEWRGGARDLESEFYSAERADLERVSLAKEYTFDGEWFTLTPAASFIIRSRRDPSIRLIVTASGTGYADVKETLED
- the grdA gene encoding glycine/sarcosine/betaine reductase complex selenoprotein A is translated as MGKLNGKKLLLLGERDGVPGPAMEACLKDSGAEIVFSATECFVUTAAGAMDLQNQQRIKDAAEKYGAENCVVVLGSSDAEGAEIYAETVTNGDPTFAGPLAGVSLGLPVYHIFDPVIRAECDPKEWEEQISMMEMVLDPEALAAAVKGMRDQYSKVTL
- a CDS encoding glycine/betaine/sarcosine/D-proline family reductase selenoprotein B produces the protein MTIRVVHYINQFFANIGGEEKADHQPEVREGVVGPGLGLQQALGEEAQIVATVICGDGYYGEHTEEARAKCLEFVKAQKPDLFIAGPAFNAGRYGFACGDIAATVGNELGIPTVTSMYHENPGVELYAKKDYPNTYIVPCADSARGMGKALPAMAKLGLKLAKHEPMGPARIEGYIHRGMRKSFFHEKSGAERAVEMLLHKLRGEEFRTEYEMPVFKKIPPAAPIKDLKHATIALVTSGGIVPKGNPDHIRVSSAESFGEYDISQLNDMNPDNYESIHGGYDRQWANLDPDVVVPLDVMRELEKEGVFGKLYDKFYTTTGTGTAVAFAEKFGQEIGKKLKEAGVDGVILTSTUGTCTRCGASMTREIENAAGIPVVQIATIVPIMLTVGSNRIVPGVAIPHPVGEPELGPEVDKAARRELCLRALKAMTTPIEEQTIFEKN
- a CDS encoding papain-like cysteine protease family protein; the encoded protein is MKNRPRRIPIPEWIKIDPESAAAMGPLSSFDGSPYFAAPDFYSMRSNDRGLTIISEYPTYQQTKGYSCGPSAVLTILWHFGVTHYDEDTLIKLCGTLTTPNERREGGTPTSGICRFFESIGWNVESSLYAPVRNNVIFDTPAHFRDYAIGKLRSGIPIMLENICLCAHWRVLIGYDTMGTETTADDVLIFMDSSDTRDHCHDGYAVENAEEFFDMWHDHGALPPDQRIQQYIAAWPKAASKA
- a CDS encoding thioesterase family protein, whose translation is MSAEYTHATTIRVRYSETDQMKIVYNANYLDWFEIARTELCRKYGHPYTEWEAAGLMLPVVEAYCRYKSPARYDDEIELWARITDVRRHSVKFEYRVILAENGKLLAEGWTKHGCTDAAGKLYKSEHPFYLWVKSIAGEGE
- a CDS encoding GrdX family protein, translating into MTERVLRIVTNNPWIERNAAVPFEITLVEGDPFATLDKAEELLQQGWKLVSAPLPPNVPIMRGPYRSLVIEKNDRQYDGEGLIALHKARERYIIERDHPNLPAPGEDFGIIDRQMLQRSLRDAMLLDME
- a CDS encoding glycine/sarcosine/betaine reductase component B subunit, whose amino-acid sequence is MRLELHKVHIKGLAFAETTHVENGVLYVNKAEAEALIAEDRNFKEVSIDFACPGDKTRIIPVKDAVEPRVKRGKGNYFPGFMAPMGKAGEGQTLVLDGAAVITCGPIVAFQEGFIDMSGPGAPYTPFSETYNIVLSVVPVDDLEKHLYETSLREAGLKLAVYLAKCADEQGATADEVTVFEKGDTFEESQKYPDLPKIIYVCMNITQGLLHDTYLYAADLRPSLPTLIHPNEVLDGAMVSGNCVSGCDKNTTWHHCHNPIVQALYARHGKEINFLGMVPTQESTILAGKLRASQLNLSIAQQLGADGVIVSEEGYGNPDTDLCLNAKNFERAGIKAVLVSDESAGTDGASQSLADATPELDAFISTGNVNEMIEVPAMDKVIGYPEQIALLSGGAEESLRPDGSMYVELQSIIASTAEIGFNKLGCEWV
- a CDS encoding thioredoxin family protein; translated protein: MIDLTKENYEAEVKQETAKPVVVDFWGPQCVPCMALKPKYHDMEHEFGDKVKFTAVDCSTNKRVAMAFRVMGLPTFLFFKNGEEVKRLSKEECTEESIRAAIEELAK